In the genome of Dioscorea cayenensis subsp. rotundata cultivar TDr96_F1 chromosome 1, TDr96_F1_v2_PseudoChromosome.rev07_lg8_w22 25.fasta, whole genome shotgun sequence, one region contains:
- the LOC120259098 gene encoding protein NRT1/ PTR FAMILY 7.3 gives MSCPREQEMMERRREEEGGEMKMNININEGFGGEEEEDEDEYTMDGSVDIRGNPASKNKTGGWIAASLVLVNQGLATLAFFGVNVNLVLFLTRVLKQNNADAANNVSKWTGTVYIFSLVGAFLSDSYWGRYKTCAIFQFIFVLGLVLLSLSSYLFLLKPTGCGGEVTACGPHSGVEVGLFYLSIYMTALGNGGYQPNIATFGADQFDEENPKESHSKISFFSYFYLALNLGSLFSNTFLSYFENEGSWALGFWASAVSAFVALVLFLGGTPRYRYFKPGGNPLFRVAQVAVAAVRKWKIKMANGGENLFETDIKEFSSTNTGIRKILHTEGFRFLDKAAYVDNEEDMNTKKKERNPWRLCTITQVEEVKCILRLLPIWLCTIIYSVVFTQMASLFVEQGAAMSTKVFSFPIPPASMSAFDILSVSVFIFLYRRVLHPLFSKLRKDPKGLTELHRMGVGLIIAVIAMISAGTVEHYRLKHKGHLSILYQIPQYVLIGASEVFMYVGQLEFFNSQAPDGLKSFGSALCMTSMSLGNYFSSLLVSLVMDITTSHRHAGWIPADLNKGNLDRFYFLLAAMTSVDFVVYVACAKWYKCIKLEPKSSHYQDDDDEEEDEDEYDQNESEGGIITSV, from the exons ATGTCTTGCCCAAGAGAACAAGAAATG atggaaagaagaagagaagaagaaggtggtgagatgaagatgaacattaatattaatgaagGATTtggaggagaggaagaagaagatgaagatgagtaTACAATGGATGGATCAGTGGACATCAGAGGAAACCCTGCAAGCAAAAATAAGACCGGTGGATGGATTGCTGCTTCTCTTGTTCTTG TGAATCAAGGGTTGGCAACACTAGCATTCTTTGGAGTGAATGTGAACTTGGTGTTGTTCTTAACAAGGGtgttaaaacaaaacaatgctGATGCAGCCAATAATGTGAGCAAATGGACAGGGACTGTTTACATATTCTCACTAGTTGGTGCCTTCCTCAGTGACTCCTATTGGGGCAGATACAAGACTTGTGCCATCTTCCAGTTCATCTTTGTCCTT GGTTTGGTGTTGCTGTCCTTGTCATCCTACCTGTTCTTATTGAAACCCACAGGATGTGGAGGGGAAGTCACTGCATGTGGACCACATTCAGGTGTAGAAGTTGGTCTTTTCTATCTCTCAATTTATATGACTGCCCTTGGTAATGGTGGCTACCAACCCAACATTGCCACTTTTGGGGCTGACCAATTTGATGAAGAGAACCCTAAAGAGTCCCACTCTAAGATCtcattttttagttatttttacttGGCCCTCAATTTAGGATCCTTATTCTCCAATACTTTTTTGAGTTACTTTGAAAATGAGGGCTCTTGGGCTTTAGGCTTTTGGGCTTCGGCTGTGTCAGCGTTTGTTGCTCTTGTCTTGTTTTTGGGTGGGACTCCAAGGTACCGATATTTTAAGCCCGGTGGAAACCCACTTTTTAGGGTTGCTCAAGTTGCAGTGGCAGCGGTGAGGAAGTGGAAAATTAAGATGGCAAATGGTGGTgagaatttatttgaaactGATATTAAGGAGTTTTCATCAACCAATACTGGTATCAGAAAGATACTTCATACGGAGGGTTTTAG atttttggACAAAGCAGCATACGTAGACAATGAAGAagacatgaacacaaagaaaaaagagagaaaccCATGGAGGTTGTGCACCATAACTCAAGTAGAAGAAGTGAAATGCATTCTCAGACTTCTCCCAATCTGGCTTTGCACAATCATCTACTCAGTTGTGTTCACTCAAATGGCTTCTCTTTTTGTTGAGCAAGGTGCAGCCATGTCTACAAAAGTTTTCTCATTTCCCATTCCTCCGGCCTCCATGTCTGCCTTTGATATCCTCAGTGTATCtgttttcattttcctttatcGCCGTGTTCTTCATCCACTCTTCTCCAAACTCCGGAAAGATCCTAAAGGCCTTACTGAACTTCACCGAATGGGTGTCGGTCTAATCATCGCCGTCATTGCCATGATTTCCGCCGGCACCGTCGAACATTACAGATTAAAACACAAAGGACATCTATCAATTCTTTATCAAATCCCACAATATGTTCTTATTGGAGCATCTGAAGTATTCATGTATGTTGGCCAACTTGAGTTCTTCAATAGTCAAGCACCGGATGGATTGAAAAGCTTTGGAAGTGCATTGTGCATGACTTCAATGTCTTTAGGTAACTACTTCAGTAGTTTACTTGTAAGTTTGGTAATGGACATAACCACTAGTCACCGTCATGCCGGTTGGATTCCGGCCGACTTAAATAAGGGTAATTTGGATCGGTTCTACTTTTTGTTGGCAGCAATGACTAGTGTTGATTTTGTAGTTTATGTTGCTTGTGCCAAATGGTACAAGTGCATAAAACTAGAACCAAAATCTAGTCATTatcaagatgatgatgatgaagaagaagatgaagatgaatatgaTCAGAATGAAAGTGAAGGAGGTATTATTACTAGTGTCTAG